The nucleotide window CCGCCAAGCTCAGGGGTATGGGCATCCACATCTACATCGGCAATGGTGACGGCGGGAAGTACGACGTCAGGGAATGGTGGCTGGAAAGCGGCTCCGCCCATATGAAGGCCGAACTCGACTCCCTGGGCATCCCCGTCCACTACGAGAACTACGGCGACGGCGCGACTTGGGGCGCGTACTGCAAGGGCGGCGGCCACGAAGCCGGCTGCTGGTACCAGGACCTCCTCGACCTGATGCCCCGCCTCCAGTCCAACCTCACCCCGGCAGCCTGAGTCCCTGCGGCAGGTGTCCTCGACACCTGCCGCTTCCGGCTCGCAGCCACCCGGATCTCAAGGCTCGTGCAGCGACGTGACTCGCGGCAGCAGGCGGCGAACCCCGGGTGCCGACTCGGCGGGGGAGCCGAGCCCCTCGTGCACGCGGCCCGCGAACCGGAACGTCCTGATCGATGCGCCGGTCCCTCCTGCCTGCGGAATCGTCTGCTACGGCATCCAGTGAGCCGGAACGCGAGAGGCGGCCCCGGTCAGTGTCCGGGGCCGCCTCTGCTGGTGTGGGTCAGTGGGACAGCGGTTCGAGCGGGTCTACGTAGGCTTCGGGGTCGCTGCGACGGATGCGCCGTGTGCGCCCCTGTCCGAGGTGCTTCGGAACTCCGACGGCCATGGTGCCCCGCTGTTCGCGTTCGGTTGGAACGGTCAGAACAGCGGCTCGTACTGGAGGGAGGGGAAATAGTCCTGCCTGTCGCCGTCACGGTGGATATCCCACGTGGCGCAGTGGAGAGAGCCGCCGTACTCGAAGACGTTGCGGAACGGGATCGGGAAGACCTCGAAACCGAACGAGGAGAGAAGCTCCTGGAGGGGCTTCTCCTGCTCCTCGCAGATGACTTTGGTCGGCGAGATACTCAGCACGTTCATCGAGAGCCACTTCGACGACTGGCAGTACATCGGCATCTCGTCGTTGGCCAGGACGGGCTGGGGCACATCGACCAGTTGCCAGTCGTTGTCGAGGAACATCTTCTCCTCGCCCTCGCGCAGCGGCCGTTCCGGGTTGGTGAGGATCAGGCCGGGGCGCAGCGGCACGAAGGTGCAGTCGATGTGGGACGGGAAGAAGTCCAGCGGGAAGTGCACGGGGTGGACGCGGAAGCCGCGGGGTTCCAGATGGCGCTTGAGCCAGTGGATGCCCGCCCGGTTGGTGGTCATCGACTCCTGGACCAGGATGTCGCGGCCCAGCCGGCTCATATCGGCGGCGTCGAAGACCACCTCGTCCTGGTTGATGCAGAACTCGAACGAGTGCATCTTCGCGTGGCGCTTCTCCAGCGGCCAGTCCCAGAAATCCTCGCGGTACATACCGTCCTTCATCGACGGCTTGGGCGCGGTCGTCCATCCCACCCGCGGGTCGGCGTTCCAGTACTCGTAGACCAGCTTGCGGTAGGGCTGGTACTCGAAGTAGCGGGCCCGGCGCGACATGCTCGCCTCGATGATCTCGTTACCCATGGTGATCATCACGTCGCGTGGACAGACGGCGCAATACTGGTTCTCGACCTCGAAGTCGGGGGTGGTGACCGGGGCGGAGAAGTCGTGCGTCTCGGGGCGGCGTACGGTCACGCCCTGGGATTCCAGAAGCGCGGCGAGACCGGCGAGTTCCTCGTTGGCCAGATCGATGGCCTTCTTGGACTTCGGGCCCGTCGGGAACGGCTTGTCGGGAGCGTTGCGTATCGCGGGCCGGCAGCCTGGCTCGGCCGGTTCGAAGCAGGCGTTGTCGGCGGAGCCGACCACCATTTCCCGGAGGGTGTCCCACTCGTTCCATGAGTTGACGGCCGGGGGGAAGTCGTTCGGCATGTACAGCTACCTATCTCTGCCGGAGCGTTCGATGAGGGAAACGGGTTATGCCGCGTCGGTCGCGGCGAGCGAGGCGGGCCGAATGTCGGTCCAGTTCTCCTCGATGTAGTCGAGGCAGATCTGCCGGGTGCTGTTCGACACAGCCATGTCCCAGCCGGCCGGGACCTCGACGAACGCGGGCCACAGGCAGTGCTGACGCTCGTCGTTGACGAGCACGTGGAAGGTGCCGTCCTCGTCGTCGAAAGGGTTTGTCATGGCTTCAGTCCTTCTGTTCTCGGGGTTCGTTCCGGGCTGGTTCCGGGCTTTGCGTGGGCCTCAGGTGAGTGCGGTGCCGAGGGAGCGGGCGGTACGGCAGCGGAAGACGGCCTCCACGTCGACGGGCCGTCCCAGCTCCGTCTCGATCCGGCCCGCCAGCCGCAGGGCCGTCAGGGAGTCGCAGCCGAGTTCGAACACATCTTCGTCCGCGCTGACGAAGTCGCGTCCGAGTACCTCCGCGATCAGCTCGCACATCATCTGCTGCCCCGGTCCGGCCGGTGGTGCGGGAGTGTGTTCCAGGAACCGACCCGTCGGGAGGGCCAGCGCTCCGGGCAGCTCGATCAGCACCTCCCGTAGACGATCGGCCACCTGCTGCCCGAGTGGTGCGTCGAACAGGTCCGGGCGGTAGCTGATCTCCAGCTCCAGCTGCCGGCCGGGTGCGGCCATCAGCTTGAGCGGATAGTGGTAGGCGTCGTGGCCGACGACGTCCGTCAGCCGCAGGCCGTTGTCCGGACCGCTCGGCAGGGTCTCGGCGGTCGGGAAGTTCTCGAAGACGACGCAACTGTCGAACAGGGTCCCCAGTCCCACCGTCCGCTGGATGTCGCTCAGCGGGAGGTAGTGGTACTCAAGAAGTTCGGCGTGCTCGCCCTGGAGGCGTTCGAGCAGTTCGGCCACCGGCTCGGCCGGGTCGAGACGCACCCGTACCGGCACCGTGTTGATGAACACCCCCACCATCTCCTCGACGCCGGGGAGTTCGGCCACCCTGCCCGAGACCGTGGCCCCGAAAACGATGTCCAGCTGCCCGGTCCGCCGGTGCAGGCACAGCGCCCATGCGACTCGGACCAGCGTGTTGAGCGTGACACCGTGACGGCGCGAAATGTCGAGCAGCGCGGAGGTGTCCGTCTCGGAAAGGGCGACGACGATCCGCTCCGGAAGGACTCGTATCCGCGCGGTGTCCGTGCCGGGGCAGCTCAGCGTGGGTTCCCTCAGCCCCGCCAGCGCCTCCAGCCAGGCCGTACGCGCCTTTTCGCGGTCCTGTTCGGCCAGCCACCGCAGATAGTCGGGGTAGTGACCGGGTGCGGGCAGCCCGCTCGCGGCGCCGTGGTCGTAGAGAGCGAGCAGGTCGCGCAGCAGCAGCGAAGTGGTCCAGCCGTCCACCAGCAGGTGGTGCATGGTCAGTACGATCTGCTGCCTGTCTTCGCCCAGGCCGACCAGGGTGCAGCGCATCAACGGCGGGTCGGCCGGGTCGAAGCGCTGCCGCCGGTCGGCCTCCAGCACCGCCGCCAGCCTGTCGGCCTGCTCGCGCGGGTCGAGGCCGGCCAGGTCATGGGTGTGCCAAGGCATGGCCGTCCGCTCCGGGATCACCTGCACCGGCTCCCCCGACCGCTTCTGCAGGAAGGCTGCCCGCAGCATCGGGTGCCGTCCCAGGAGAGCGTCGCAGGCCTCCCGGAACCGCTCGGCGTGGAGCGTGCCCCTTACCTCCAACGAGATCTGCACGTTGTAGACGTCGAGGTCCCGGCTGTCGTACCGGGCGTGGAAGAGCAGCCCCTCCTGGAGCGGCGTCATCGGCAGGGCCTGGACGACGGGCAGGCCGATACGGGCGCCGAGACCGGCGAGCTCGGTGTCGTGCCGGTCGAGCGGTTCTCCGCCCAGTGGCCCGTCCTCCCGTGGGAGGGCGGGCGGGATCGTCTGCCGCGGGACGATGGCCTCCGTGCTCGTCCCGTGCTCCACCAGCGCGCGCAGGGCCGCGAACCAGAGCCGGCCCAGCTCGGTGACGTCCTGGTCGGACAGGAGCCGGCGGGCCCACAGCCAGTGGGTGACCAGGCGTGGCCCTTCCGCGCCGTCGCTGACCGCCGCGGTCAGTTCGACGACGTGCGCCATGGGCATACGGGGGTCGGCCCCGAGGGGCAGTACGTCCGACTCGGGAGCCACGCTCCAGTCGGTGGTTCCCGCACCGCCCTGTCTCCCGAGGTAGTTGTACCCGATCTGGGGTGCGGGGCGGGCCGCCAGGTCGGCGGCTGTCTCCTGGTTCAGGTAGCGCAGCAGACCGAAGCCGATGCCGCGCCGGGGGATGGCTTCGAACTGGGCCGTGACCCGGCGCACGGCCTCGCCGAGGCGTGCCCCGGCCGGATCGTCGTCCGGCGCCCAGTCGGCGATCCTGGCGTCGACGCGTACCGGGTACAGCGTGGTCAGCCAGCCGACGGTGCCGGACAGGTCGACGTCCTCGGAAATCTGTTCGCGGCCGTGGCCCTCGACGTCGATCAGTACGGCGGTGCTGTCGCCGTCACCGGGCGAACGGTCACGTCGCCAGGCGGCGACGGCCACCGCGAGAGCGGTGAGCAGGACCTCGTTCGTGTGTGCGCCGAAGACGGCGGGCACGGTCGTGAGCAGTGGGGCGGTCAGCTCCGGCGGGAGGGTGAGGGAGAGTTCACCGGCTGTCGCGTAGACGTCGTGCGTCGGCGAGAGCTCCACGTCGGCGAGCCTGCCATCGCCCGGTCCCGTGCCTCTGCTCAAAGTCCGGCGCCAGTGCGGCAGTTCGTCTCTCAGAGCGGGTGCTTCCGCTGCCGCGCGGAGCAGCAGGCTCCACTCCCTCAGCGGAAGCGGTACCGGACCGGTCCGCGGGACGGAGCCCGCTGTCAGGTCCTGCCAGACGCCGTACAGGTCGGTCAGCAGGATGTGCCAGGAGACCGCGTCGACGGCCAAGTGGTGGACGGTGACCAGCAACCTGCCTTGGGCGCCCTCGCCGGCGTCGAACCAGGTCACCCGCAGCATGGCGCCGGCGCGTGGGGCGAGAGCGTCGGCGTCCTCCCGGGCGCACGCGGCAATCCGCAGACGGACACCTTCCGGGGCGAGACCCACGACATCCACCCGACGTACCGAGTTCCGCGACTTCACGGGGTCCACCGGGTCCAGCGTCAGCGCCCCGTCCTCCTGGAGGCGTGCGCGCAGTGACTGATGCCGCTCGGCGACAGCCTGTACGGCGGCGGCCAGCAGGTCGGTGCCGAGTGCGGCCGGCACCCGGAGCAGTGTCGACTGGTGGTACGCGTCGGTCGTTGCGCCCTGCTCCCGCAGCCAGAGCATGATCGGCGTGGCGGGGACCACGTCCGCCGACCAGTCCGCCGCCGGGCCGGCCGCGCCGGAGCCGCCGTCCGCGGTGTCCGCCGCGCCGGTCGGGCTCACCATGAGGAAGGCGGCGAGGGCGCTCGCGGTGCGGTGGATGAATATGTGCTTCGGCGTCAGGTGGAAGCCCGCGGCGCGGGCGCGGACGACGAGTTGGATTGCGGTGATGGAGTCGCCGCCGAGGGCGAAGAAGTCGTCCGCCGCCACGGCGCTGTCCACGCCGAGGACCTGGGTGAACAATTCGACGAGAACGGCCTCGACGCTCTCGTCCCGCGCCTGGTCCCGCCGCTGTCGCTGCCCGGACTCGCGCGCCTCGTCCGGGGCCGGCAGCGCAGCCCGGTCCACCTTGCCGTTCGGGCTCATCGGCAGTGCGGGCAGTGTGACGAACGCCGAGGGGACCATGTTCGCGGGCAGCCGCGCCCCGATCCGGTCCGCCAGCGTGGCCAGGTCCGCGGACGGGCCGACCGCCGGTACGACGTAGGCCACCAGCCGCTCGGTCCCGTGCCGGTCTTCCCGTACGGCTGCCGCGGCCTGTGCGACGGCGGGATCGGCCGCGACGACGGTCTCCACCTCGCCCAGTTCGATCCGGAAGCCGCGGACCTTGACCTGGTCGTCGGACCGGCCGCGGTAGACCATGATGCCGTCAGGCCGCCGGCACGCGATGTCACCGGTGCGGTACATCCGGGAACCGGGCGCGCCGAAAGGGTCGGCGACGAAGCGGGTCGCGGAGAGCCCGGGCCGGTTGACGTAACCGCGGGCGAGTACGTCACCGCCGATGTACAGCTCGGCGGGGACGCCTGCCGGGACGGGACGCAGGAAACCGTCCAGGAGATAGACGCGGGCGTCGGGGGCCGGACGGCCGATCGGCACAGCACCCCTCGGCAGCGGATCGCCGGGTGCCAGGCGATACTCCATGCATCCCACGGTGGCCTCCGTGGGTCCGTACTCGTTCACGACGGTCACGCCCGGGTGGGCCTCGCGCCACTGTGCCAGCGCCTCGCCGTTCAGCTGTTCACCGCCCAGGACCAGTTCCCCGGTCGGTGAGTACCAGTCGGACGACGCGGTCAGCACCGGCAGGTGGCTGGGCGTGGCTTTGACGAAGGTGGGCGGCGGGGTGGCGTCGGCCGGGGCGTCGAAGTCCTCCAGGTCGACGATGCGCACCAGGCCGCCGGAGGTCAGCGGGCCGAAGATACCGGTGACGGTGAGGTCGAAAGAGGGCGGTGAGTGCACCAGCGCCTGTCCGGCGAGGCCGGGATAGGCGGCGCGGGCGAAGGCGAGGTAGCTGTCGACCGTACGGTGCTCGACGGCGACGCCCTTGGGCCGGCCGGTCGATCCCGAGGTGTAGATGACGTACGCGGCGTCCGCGAGCCGCAGCGGCGCGCCGCGTTCGCCGTCCTCCACCCGGTGCCCGGGCAGCAGCGCCAGCTCGTCCTGGATGGCGGGGTCGGCGAGCGGGACGACCGACGGGTGCTTGATGAGCGCCGGGCGGGTGGTGCCGGCGCAGACGACGACGGAGGGGGAGGCGTCGTCGAGCATGAACGAGATGCGTTCGGCGGGATAGGAGGGGTCGATCGGCAGATATCCGGCTCCCGCCTTCAGCGTGCCGAGCAGCGCCACGATCAGGTCCATACCGCGCGGCAGCGCCACGGCGACGAAGTCGCCGGGCTTCACCCCGCGGGCCAGCAGCAGCCGGGCCAGCCGGTTCGCCGCCGCGTCGAGCCGGCGGTAGCTGAGCGACCGCTCCCCGTCCGTCACGGCCGGGGCGTCGGGTGTGGCGCGCACCTGGTCCTCGAACCGCTGGGTGAGTGTCGCCGGTACGCGGGCGGGAACCTGCCCGGACTCCGCTCGGCGGCCTCCCCACCCGGCGATCACCTGCTCCCGCTCCTCGCAGGTCAGCAGCGGAACGGCAGCGACCGGCGTCGTGGGTCTTTCGGCGAAGGTGTCAAGCAACAACCTCAACCGGGAGCCGATCAGTTCGACGCGTTCGGCATCGAACAGATCGGTGCGGTAGTTGAGTTCGAGCCGCAGGCTGGGGCCGGGGACGGCGAAGACACTCAGCGGGTAGTGAGTCGATCCGGTGATCTCCTGCTGTCCGGCCGCTTCCTTGTCCCCTTCCAGCAGAGTCACTCGCAGGCCGGCCGGACCGTCCTGTACGGCCTCCCAGTCGAAAGGCGCGTTGCCGAAGCCGGTGGAGGTGTCGAAGAGCGCGCCGAGGCCGGCCAGCCGCTGCACCTCGGTCAGCCCCAGGTGGTGGTGCGGGGCGAGGGCCGCCTGTTCGTCCTGGATCCTGGCGAAGAGGGCGGCCATCGACTCCTCGGGGGCGATCCGCACCCGGACCGGGACCGCGTTCATGAGCAGGCCCACGACCGAGTCGACCCCGGGGAGCTGTGGCGGGCGGCCGTGCACGGTCTGGCCGAAGACCACGTCGTTGCGCCCTGTCAGCAGGGAGAGGAGCAATGACCAGGCGCCCTGTACGACGGTGTTGAGTGTGAGGCCGTGCTGCCGGGCGGTCGCCGTCAGCGCTTCCGTCGCATGCTCGGGCAGCGTCACGAAGGCCAGCCCGGGCATCGTCTCCGCGAGGGGCGCGCCGGGGGCGACGAGTGTCGGTTCGTCCAGACCGTGCAGGGCGTCCCGCCATGCCTGTTCCGCGGCGGGCCGGTCCTGGCGGGAGAGCCATCTGAGGAAGTCCGAGAAGGGGGTGAGGGGGCCGAGCCCGGTGTCGTCGGCGTCGCTCCGGTAGAACGCCAGCAGGTCCTGGAGTACGAGTGGCAGAGACCAGCCATCCAGCAGGATGTGATGATATGTCATGACGAAGGCGTGGCGGTCGGGTGCCAGCCGGATCAGGGCGAACCGCATCAGCGGTGGCGCCGCCATCTCGAAGCGGCGCAGCCGTTCGTCCTCGAGGAAGGCCAGCAGCCTCGCCCGCCCTTCGGACTCGGACTCCGCCGACAGGTCGAGTTCCGTCCAGGGTGTGTCCACGACGCGGCGTACCAACTGCACGGGTTTCCCGTTGGCACGCAGCCGGAAGCCGGCCCGCAGGACGGCATGGCGCCGGAGCGTGGCGGCGCAGGCCGCGCGCAGCCGCTCCGCCGAGATGTCCCCGGTCAGCTCGAAGCCGGCCTGGATGTTGTAGACGTCCACAGTCTCGGAGTCGTACAGCGCGTGGAAGAGCATGCCCTCCTGCAGTGGCGTGAGGGGCAGTGCCATCTCGATCGGCGACTCTGTCGCTTCGTTCACTGTGAGGTCTTCCCCGTGAGCGGTCGGTGTTGACAGTGGTGCGGCGGCGGGTGGTGTGTGGAACACGCTGACGCGGCCGACAGCGCGATGCTGCCGCACGGCCCGAGTGCGGGGACAGGCAGCCGACCGGCAGCTTCCCCGTCCGACTCCCGCCCTTCGGCCGGGCCCTACCGGCAGGTGCGCGAGCTCCCCCCCCGCTGCCGCGTGAGCGACTCGGTGGCCGGGGGCGGGGCCGGTCAGCGCAGCGCTGTTTCGAGGGCGTCGAGCGCCGCGGGTGCGTCGGTGAAGAGGTAGTCGTGCCCGCCGGGCAGCAGCCGGAGGGAGAACTCGCCCGCCGCGCAGTCCCGCCAGCGCTCCAACTGCGCCTCGCTGACCAGTGGGTCGTCCGCACCGCCGAGGACGTGCAGTGGGCAGTCGACCCGCCCCGGCCCGGGGGCCAGGTAGGCCTCTGTGAGGGCGAGGTCGCGGCGGACGGTGCGCAGCGCGTACCGCAAATACGCCGGGTAGCGGGTCATTTTGGAAGGAATGCCGCCGAACCCGTTCAGCCAGGCGAGCAGCCCGGCGTCGTCCCGGTCCGATACGCTCCGGCGCACCGGGGTGTGCGGCGACCGTGCCGCGGACACCAGCAGTGCGCGCGGCGGGGTCAGGCCGCGCCGCGCGATCCCGACGGTGATCTCATAGCCGAGCAGCGCGCCGAAACTGTGGCCGAAGATGGCGTACGGCAGGTCGAACTCGTCCGAGATGCCGTCGATCACGGCGTCGGCCAGCTCCTCCAGGGTGTCCGGCAGCGGATCCGCGCCGCGTACACCCCGGCCCGGCAGCTCCACCGTCGCGAGCTCCACGCCGGGGGGAGGGGCGAGGCGCCACGGGGCGAACGAGGCCGCGCTGCCGCCCGCCTGCGGCAGACAGAACAGTCGCATCCCGGGGCGTGGCGCGCTGACCCGGCCCACGATCCAGGGACAGTCGGCGCGGGGAGCCGGTGCGCTTCGCGAGCCGGACGAGCTCCCTGAGCAGGTGGGTGGTGCGGCGGCAGTCATGCGCATCCCGCCCCTTCGGTCGGCCGGCGGTCATTCGGGGCGGCAGCCCCTGCCGGTCATCATGGTTCGGCGGGTGGCAGCGGGACCAGGCATGGGGACCGGCAACCGGTCTGCCGCCAAGTTGCCCCGCGGGTGCCTGGAGAGCGGTTCCGCGGCGCGTCAGACTCCACGACAGTCAGTCCTGTTCCGTGCCCGAGGGGTGGACCGTAATCCAATGACCACAGTTCCAGGCTCGGTGACCGGCTTGGCGGCCGCTCCTGGTGGGTCGGCCGCCACGACCGAATCGACCTTTTTCACACTGGATACCGTCACCGCGGACCTCATGGAGGTCGACGCGCAGTTCAAGGCATGTTTGAACTGGGACTACGGCAAACGGGACAGCCGGGTGTGGAACCTCTACGAGAAGAACAAGCTCTCGCAGTGGAACGCCACCACCGACATCGACTGGGACTACGACATCCGGTTCGGATCCGAGTTGTCGGAGGAGAGCGGGGGGAGGCTCGCGTCCTTCGTCGTCGGCGAGGGCAGTCCCGTGCCCCGCGAACTGCTGACACAGTTCCGCTGGCAGTACCAGTCGTGGATGTGCAGCCAGTTCCTGCACGGCGAGCAGGGCGCGCTGGTGACTACGGCCCGGCTGGTGGAGACGGTGCCGGACATGGATGCCAAGACCTACGCGGCCTCGCAGGTCGCCGACGAGGCGCGGCATGTCGAGGCGTTCGCCCGCTATGTCGACGAGAAGCTGGGCGATTCCTACCCGATCAATCCGGGGCTCAAGACGTTGCTGCACGATCTGCTTTCGG belongs to Streptomyces finlayi and includes:
- a CDS encoding glycine amidinotransferase, whose protein sequence is MPNDFPPAVNSWNEWDTLREMVVGSADNACFEPAEPGCRPAIRNAPDKPFPTGPKSKKAIDLANEELAGLAALLESQGVTVRRPETHDFSAPVTTPDFEVENQYCAVCPRDVMITMGNEIIEASMSRRARYFEYQPYRKLVYEYWNADPRVGWTTAPKPSMKDGMYREDFWDWPLEKRHAKMHSFEFCINQDEVVFDAADMSRLGRDILVQESMTTNRAGIHWLKRHLEPRGFRVHPVHFPLDFFPSHIDCTFVPLRPGLILTNPERPLREGEEKMFLDNDWQLVDVPQPVLANDEMPMYCQSSKWLSMNVLSISPTKVICEEQEKPLQELLSSFGFEVFPIPFRNVFEYGGSLHCATWDIHRDGDRQDYFPSLQYEPLF
- a CDS encoding MbtH family protein; this encodes MTNPFDDEDGTFHVLVNDERQHCLWPAFVEVPAGWDMAVSNSTRQICLDYIEENWTDIRPASLAATDAA
- a CDS encoding non-ribosomal peptide synthetase, with product MNEATESPIEMALPLTPLQEGMLFHALYDSETVDVYNIQAGFELTGDISAERLRAACAATLRRHAVLRAGFRLRANGKPVQLVRRVVDTPWTELDLSAESESEGRARLLAFLEDERLRRFEMAAPPLMRFALIRLAPDRHAFVMTYHHILLDGWSLPLVLQDLLAFYRSDADDTGLGPLTPFSDFLRWLSRQDRPAAEQAWRDALHGLDEPTLVAPGAPLAETMPGLAFVTLPEHATEALTATARQHGLTLNTVVQGAWSLLLSLLTGRNDVVFGQTVHGRPPQLPGVDSVVGLLMNAVPVRVRIAPEESMAALFARIQDEQAALAPHHHLGLTEVQRLAGLGALFDTSTGFGNAPFDWEAVQDGPAGLRVTLLEGDKEAAGQQEITGSTHYPLSVFAVPGPSLRLELNYRTDLFDAERVELIGSRLRLLLDTFAERPTTPVAAVPLLTCEEREQVIAGWGGRRAESGQVPARVPATLTQRFEDQVRATPDAPAVTDGERSLSYRRLDAAANRLARLLLARGVKPGDFVAVALPRGMDLIVALLGTLKAGAGYLPIDPSYPAERISFMLDDASPSVVVCAGTTRPALIKHPSVVPLADPAIQDELALLPGHRVEDGERGAPLRLADAAYVIYTSGSTGRPKGVAVEHRTVDSYLAFARAAYPGLAGQALVHSPPSFDLTVTGIFGPLTSGGLVRIVDLEDFDAPADATPPPTFVKATPSHLPVLTASSDWYSPTGELVLGGEQLNGEALAQWREAHPGVTVVNEYGPTEATVGCMEYRLAPGDPLPRGAVPIGRPAPDARVYLLDGFLRPVPAGVPAELYIGGDVLARGYVNRPGLSATRFVADPFGAPGSRMYRTGDIACRRPDGIMVYRGRSDDQVKVRGFRIELGEVETVVAADPAVAQAAAAVREDRHGTERLVAYVVPAVGPSADLATLADRIGARLPANMVPSAFVTLPALPMSPNGKVDRAALPAPDEARESGQRQRRDQARDESVEAVLVELFTQVLGVDSAVAADDFFALGGDSITAIQLVVRARAAGFHLTPKHIFIHRTASALAAFLMVSPTGAADTADGGSGAAGPAADWSADVVPATPIMLWLREQGATTDAYHQSTLLRVPAALGTDLLAAAVQAVAERHQSLRARLQEDGALTLDPVDPVKSRNSVRRVDVVGLAPEGVRLRIAACAREDADALAPRAGAMLRVTWFDAGEGAQGRLLVTVHHLAVDAVSWHILLTDLYGVWQDLTAGSVPRTGPVPLPLREWSLLLRAAAEAPALRDELPHWRRTLSRGTGPGDGRLADVELSPTHDVYATAGELSLTLPPELTAPLLTTVPAVFGAHTNEVLLTALAVAVAAWRRDRSPGDGDSTAVLIDVEGHGREQISEDVDLSGTVGWLTTLYPVRVDARIADWAPDDDPAGARLGEAVRRVTAQFEAIPRRGIGFGLLRYLNQETAADLAARPAPQIGYNYLGRQGGAGTTDWSVAPESDVLPLGADPRMPMAHVVELTAAVSDGAEGPRLVTHWLWARRLLSDQDVTELGRLWFAALRALVEHGTSTEAIVPRQTIPPALPREDGPLGGEPLDRHDTELAGLGARIGLPVVQALPMTPLQEGLLFHARYDSRDLDVYNVQISLEVRGTLHAERFREACDALLGRHPMLRAAFLQKRSGEPVQVIPERTAMPWHTHDLAGLDPREQADRLAAVLEADRRQRFDPADPPLMRCTLVGLGEDRQQIVLTMHHLLVDGWTTSLLLRDLLALYDHGAASGLPAPGHYPDYLRWLAEQDREKARTAWLEALAGLREPTLSCPGTDTARIRVLPERIVVALSETDTSALLDISRRHGVTLNTLVRVAWALCLHRRTGQLDIVFGATVSGRVAELPGVEEMVGVFINTVPVRVRLDPAEPVAELLERLQGEHAELLEYHYLPLSDIQRTVGLGTLFDSCVVFENFPTAETLPSGPDNGLRLTDVVGHDAYHYPLKLMAAPGRQLELEISYRPDLFDAPLGQQVADRLREVLIELPGALALPTGRFLEHTPAPPAGPGQQMMCELIAEVLGRDFVSADEDVFELGCDSLTALRLAGRIETELGRPVDVEAVFRCRTARSLGTALT
- a CDS encoding thioesterase II family protein produces the protein MTAAAPPTCSGSSSGSRSAPAPRADCPWIVGRVSAPRPGMRLFCLPQAGGSAASFAPWRLAPPPGVELATVELPGRGVRGADPLPDTLEELADAVIDGISDEFDLPYAIFGHSFGALLGYEITVGIARRGLTPPRALLVSAARSPHTPVRRSVSDRDDAGLLAWLNGFGGIPSKMTRYPAYLRYALRTVRRDLALTEAYLAPGPGRVDCPLHVLGGADDPLVSEAQLERWRDCAAGEFSLRLLPGGHDYLFTDAPAALDALETALR
- a CDS encoding diiron oxygenase — protein: MTTVPGSVTGLAAAPGGSAATTESTFFTLDTVTADLMEVDAQFKACLNWDYGKRDSRVWNLYEKNKLSQWNATTDIDWDYDIRFGSELSEESGGRLASFVVGEGSPVPRELLTQFRWQYQSWMCSQFLHGEQGALVTTARLVETVPDMDAKTYAASQVADEARHVEAFARYVDEKLGDSYPINPGLKTLLHDLLSESRWDIVYLGMQVVVEGLAITALRLASSGFGDPVIRQITKMVASDEARHIAFGVTALTGMYRQVTSAELREREDFLLEAIQLMSRRFMLREVWERMDLDVEKGLLFARTNPMMATYRQMLFQQVIHVLRQLDMLSDRVKSLLLAENLVRPEIMLATR